Proteins encoded together in one Prunus dulcis chromosome 3, ALMONDv2, whole genome shotgun sequence window:
- the LOC117623541 gene encoding beta-fructofuranosidase, insoluble isoenzyme CWINV1-like, with amino-acid sequence MAISSFSLYCFLSLWLGQALLLQASHHVYRNLQTSLVADSHHQVKEPYRTGYHFQPPKNWINDPNGPLIXKGIYHLFYQYNPKGVVWGNIVWAHSTSTDLVNWTPHDAAIYPSQPSDINGCWSGSATILPGGKPVILYTGINPQNEQVQNLAYPKNLSDPYLREWTKVPQNPLMAPTQANQINASSFRDPTTAWLGPDKRWRVIIGSKRDQTGFAILYRSKDFLNWVKAKHPLHSAKKTGMWECPDFYPVSIKGQNGLHTSENGPDVKHVLKASLDNTKREYYTIGTYNIHKDIYIPDKGSVESDAGLRYDYGKFYASKTFFDSSKNRRILWGWINESSSVEDDTKKGWSGIQAIPRKIWLDKSGKQLVQWPVAEIEKLREKEVKLPSSVLKGGSVHEVLGVTAAQADVDITFEISDFKKAEVLDPSWTDPQLLCSQKGASVKGGLGPFGLLVLASKGLKEYTAVFYRIFKGHNNKYVVLLCSDQSRSSLNQDNDKTTYGAFLKVDPLHEKLSLRSLIDHSIVESFAGQGKACITARVYPTLAIDVDAHLYAFNYGTEDVKITGSAWSLKTAEIN; translated from the exons ATGGCCatctcctctttctctctctactgttttctctctctttggcTAGGCCAGGCTCTTCTGCTTCAAGCTTCTCACCATGTTTACAGAAACCTTCAAACTTCCCTAGTAGCTGACTCACACCACCAAGTTAAAGAACCCTACAGAACTGGTTACCATTTCCAGCCTCCCAAGAATTGGATCAATG ATCCTAATG GGCCATTGATTTANAAGGGAATTTACCATCTATTCTATCAATACAACCCCAAAGGTGTAGTTTGGGGGAACATTGTGTGGGCCCACTCCACATCAACTGATCTTGTTAACTGGACCCCACATGATGCCGCCATCTACCCGTCGCAGCCGTCGGATATCAACGGCTGCTGGTCGGGATCCGCCACGATCCTCCCTGGGGGCAAACCGGTCATTTTATACACCGGAATAAACCCCCAAAACGAACAAGTCCAGAACCTGGCCTATCCCAAGAACCTCTCAGACCCATACCTTAGGGAGTGGACCAAGGTCCCCCAAAATCCACTAATGGCACCCACCCAAGCCAACCAAATCAATGCAAGCTCATTTAGGGACCCAACCACTGCTTGGCTAGGCCCAGATAAGAGATGGAGGGTGATCATTGGAAGCAAGAGGGACCAAACGGGGTTTGCAATCCTGTACAGGAGCAAAGATTTCCTTAACTGGGTCAAGGCCAAACACCCACTTCACTCAGCAAAGAAAACTGGAATGTGGGAGTGTCCAGATTTTTACCCAGTCTCAATtaaggggcaaaatggtcttCACACATCAGAAAATGGTCCAGATGTGAAGCATGTGCTCAAGGCTAGCTTGGACAACACTAAGCGAGAGTACTATACAATTGGGACATATAACATTCACAAGGATATCTATATCCCGGATAAGGGCTCAGTGGAGAGTGACGCAGGCTTGAGATATGATTATGGGAAGTTTTATGCTTCAAAAACTTTCTTCGACAGTTCTAAGAACCGTAGGATATTGTGGGGTTGGATTAATGAATCTTCAAGTGTGGAGGATGATACCAAGAAGGGATGGTCTGGAATTCAG GCAATTCCAAGGAAAATCTGGCTTGATAAATCTGGAAAACAATTGGTACAATGGCCAGTGGCTGAAATAGAAAAGCTGCGTGAAAAGGAGGTCAAGTTGCCAAGCAGTGTGCTTAAGGGAGGATCAGTGCATGAAGTACTTGGTGTCACAGCAGCACAG GCAGATGTAGATATTACTTTTgaaataagtgattttaagaAAGCAGAAGTTCTAGACCCAAGTTGGACAGACCCACAACTTTTGTGTAGCCAAAAGGGTGCATCAGTTAAAGGAGGTTTAGGGCCATTTGGGTTACTAGTTTTGGCTTCAAAGGGCTTGAAAGAATACACAGCAGTATTCTACAGAATATTCAAAGGTCACAACAACAAATATGTGGTGCTCCTCTGCAGTGACCAAAgcag GTCTTCCTTAAATCAGGATAATGATAAGACCACTTATGGGGCTTTTCTAAAGGTGGATCCTCTGCATGAGAAGCTCTCACTAAGAAGCTTG ATAGATCACTCCATAGTGGAGAGCTTTGCCGGACAAGGGAAGGCGTGCATCACAGCTAGAGTTTATCCCACATTGGCCATTGATGTTGATGCCCACTTGTATGCCTTCAATTATGGAACCGAGGATGTAAAAATCACAGGGAGTGCATGGAGCTTGAAAACAGCAGAAATCAAttga